From Euzebyales bacterium, the proteins below share one genomic window:
- a CDS encoding nuclear transport factor 2 family protein produces MSDTGPAGPHGVVEAHIAAFNAADLPAVMADIADDAVFSVGEQTAIGARAIRALFADSFASPVTARLTVQRIVIDGDTVACELTEQLTVDGAAHDIAVAAFYTVRDDRLVRVRIYRDLPAA; encoded by the coding sequence GTGTCTGACACGGGCCCGGCCGGACCCCACGGCGTCGTCGAGGCGCACATCGCGGCGTTCAACGCAGCGGACCTGCCGGCCGTCATGGCCGACATCGCCGACGACGCGGTGTTCTCCGTCGGCGAACAGACGGCCATCGGTGCCCGTGCGATCCGTGCGCTGTTCGCGGACAGCTTCGCGTCGCCGGTCACCGCACGCCTGACGGTGCAACGCATCGTCATCGATGGTGACACGGTGGCATGTGAGCTGACGGAGCAGCTGACCGTCGACGGCGCCGCGCACGACATCGCTGTCGCCGCCTTCTACACCGTCCGCGACGACCGGCTCGTTCGCGTACGCATCTACCGGGACCTCCCTGCGGCCTGA
- a CDS encoding aldo/keto reductase has product MRYRQLTPDIDVSEIGFGNWTVTTGWWGDYTEAEAIDLHRAAFDAGITFFDTADAYAEGYAEQVLGKALAGVRDQIVIGTKFGYDISDASTASRRGQQERAKDFSLDGVRRALDDSLRRLGVEHIDVWQLHNPRMPHIDDDALFELLDDARRAGKIRAFGVALGPKIGWLDEGVHAMRTRQVPAVQMIYNLLEQSPGRELLDVAAETGTQMIVRVPHSSGMLEGNLTVDTVFDKTDHRRHRPRSWLVEGVQKVGTLDFLKEPGRTLGQAALRWMLADDHVATTLPNIYGRDQIAEFAGASDTPDLTADELARVAALYADNFGVTHMSDQTTKVNA; this is encoded by the coding sequence ATGCGGTACCGCCAGCTCACACCGGACATCGATGTCAGCGAGATCGGCTTCGGCAACTGGACGGTGACGACGGGGTGGTGGGGCGACTACACCGAGGCCGAGGCGATCGACCTGCACCGCGCCGCCTTCGACGCCGGCATCACGTTCTTCGACACGGCCGACGCCTACGCCGAGGGTTACGCCGAGCAGGTGCTCGGCAAGGCGCTGGCCGGCGTGCGCGATCAGATCGTGATCGGTACGAAGTTCGGCTACGACATCTCCGACGCGTCGACCGCCAGCCGGCGCGGCCAGCAGGAACGCGCGAAGGACTTCTCACTCGACGGGGTCCGCCGGGCACTCGATGACAGCCTCCGTCGTCTCGGGGTCGAGCACATCGACGTGTGGCAGCTGCACAACCCGCGGATGCCCCACATCGATGACGACGCGCTGTTCGAACTGCTGGACGATGCCCGCCGCGCGGGCAAGATCCGCGCCTTCGGCGTTGCGCTCGGCCCCAAGATCGGCTGGCTCGACGAGGGCGTCCACGCCATGCGCACCCGCCAGGTGCCGGCCGTGCAGATGATCTACAACCTGCTCGAGCAGTCGCCGGGCCGCGAGCTGCTGGATGTCGCCGCCGAGACTGGCACGCAGATGATCGTGCGGGTTCCCCACTCCAGCGGGATGCTCGAGGGCAACCTGACCGTCGACACCGTGTTCGACAAGACCGATCACCGCCGACATCGTCCCCGGAGCTGGCTGGTCGAGGGCGTACAGAAGGTCGGCACGCTCGACTTCTTGAAAGAGCCGGGGCGCACGCTCGGGCAGGCGGCGCTGCGCTGGATGCTGGCCGACGACCACGTCGCGACGACCCTGCCCAACATCTACGGCCGCGATCAGATCGCGGAGTTCGCGGGCGCGTCCGACACGCCGGACCTCACCGCCGACGAGCTCGCACGTGTCGCCGCGCTGTACGCCGACAACTTCGGCGTGACGCACATGTCGGACCAGACGACGAAGGTGAACGCCTGA